Proteins found in one Microthrixaceae bacterium genomic segment:
- a CDS encoding VOC family protein: MNITIRNSFLPHIDPDASVAFYRDVLGFEVRLDVGYEDMRWITVGPTGQPDVSIVLQPPVVDPGVSEDERRSIAEMMAKGVFAGIVLATPNVDETFAQIEAHGVEVIQEPTDMPYGARDCAFRDPAGNMVRLQQWD, translated from the coding sequence ATGAACATCACCATCCGCAACTCATTCCTTCCCCACATCGACCCAGATGCCTCAGTCGCGTTCTACCGCGACGTCCTCGGCTTTGAGGTCCGACTCGACGTCGGCTACGAGGACATGCGTTGGATCACCGTGGGACCCACGGGCCAACCGGACGTCTCGATCGTGCTGCAACCGCCGGTCGTCGACCCCGGCGTGTCCGAGGACGAACGGCGATCGATCGCCGAAATGATGGCAAAGGGTGTCTTCGCCGGAATCGTCCTCGCCACCCCGAACGTCGACGAGACGTTCGCCCAGATCGAAGCCCACGGTGTCGAGGTCATCCAGGAGCCGACCGACATGCCGTACGGGGCGCGGGACTGCGCGTTCAGGGACCCCGCCGGCAACATGGTGCGCCTCCAGCAGTGGGACTGA
- a CDS encoding MBL fold metallo-hydrolase encodes MADTTLHHADTDLEIHKVVVGPFENNVFVLRCRHTGEALLFDAANEHDRLLELARALGVRRIVETHGHWDHIQAVTAMRDAGFSVGVTTEDAAMLPSYDEILDDDTVIQVGELRVRTIHTPGHTPGSMCFVVENKPLLFSGDTLFPGGAGNTSLEGGDFTAIMASIDERLYRGLDDNTIVMPGHGLDTTIGAEKPHFDEWVDRGW; translated from the coding sequence ATGGCCGACACCACGTTGCATCATGCCGACACCGATCTTGAGATTCACAAGGTCGTCGTCGGCCCGTTCGAGAACAACGTGTTCGTTCTGCGGTGTCGCCACACCGGCGAGGCGCTGCTCTTCGATGCCGCCAACGAGCACGATCGCCTCCTCGAACTCGCACGGGCACTAGGGGTTCGCCGCATCGTGGAGACCCACGGGCACTGGGATCACATCCAGGCCGTGACCGCGATGCGCGATGCCGGATTCTCCGTCGGGGTGACGACCGAGGACGCTGCGATGCTGCCGAGCTACGACGAGATCCTCGACGACGACACGGTCATCCAGGTCGGCGAATTGCGCGTGCGCACCATCCACACCCCAGGCCACACCCCCGGGTCGATGTGTTTCGTCGTCGAGAACAAGCCCCTACTCTTCAGCGGCGACACCCTGTTCCCCGGTGGTGCAGGCAACACGTCATTGGAGGGTGGCGACTTCACCGCGATCATGGCCTCCATCGACGAACGCCTCTACCGGGGCCTCGACGACAACACGATCGTCATGCCCGGCCACGGCCTCGACACGACCATCGGCGCCGAGAAACCTCATTTCGACGAATGGGTCGACCGGGGTTGGTAG
- a CDS encoding lysophospholipase, whose amino-acid sequence MAGEATMDSVLEVDGLRLSAHIARPTQDRGIPESLLPGVVVCHGFPVRGREAPASGKSFPELADRIAHEMGWLAMTMNFRGCGRSEGDFSLSGWVQDIEAAVSHLQDLGASAVWLAGFGSGGALTLCAGARRPDVRGVAAVSAPADFSDWARHPRRLVEHSRSVGVIKTPGYPFDFDRWAGEFRGLTAVSAAERLAPRPLLVMHGEVDDLVPSIDARAIADAHGNAELRIIAGGGHELRHDPRAIAVLLGWLNRQHNAAVADA is encoded by the coding sequence ATGGCCGGCGAAGCGACGATGGACTCGGTGCTCGAGGTCGACGGCTTACGCCTTTCGGCGCACATTGCCCGCCCGACACAGGATCGCGGCATCCCCGAATCGCTGCTGCCCGGGGTCGTCGTGTGTCATGGGTTTCCTGTTCGGGGCCGTGAGGCTCCGGCTTCCGGCAAGTCGTTTCCGGAGTTGGCCGATCGCATCGCACACGAGATGGGCTGGCTCGCGATGACGATGAATTTTCGCGGTTGCGGCAGGTCCGAGGGCGACTTCTCGCTCAGCGGATGGGTGCAAGACATCGAGGCGGCCGTCAGCCATCTGCAGGATCTCGGGGCGAGCGCCGTGTGGTTGGCGGGCTTCGGCAGCGGTGGCGCCCTCACGTTGTGCGCCGGCGCTCGTCGACCCGACGTTCGCGGAGTGGCCGCCGTCTCCGCACCGGCGGATTTCAGCGATTGGGCACGCCATCCCCGTCGCCTCGTCGAGCACTCTCGAAGCGTTGGCGTGATCAAGACTCCCGGGTATCCCTTCGACTTCGACCGATGGGCGGGGGAGTTTCGTGGGCTCACGGCGGTGTCAGCAGCCGAGCGTTTGGCGCCGCGGCCGCTTCTGGTGATGCACGGTGAGGTCGATGACCTCGTTCCGAGTATCGACGCGCGTGCGATTGCCGACGCGCATGGGAATGCTGAATTGCGAATCATCGCCGGAGGCGGTCACGAGTTGCGCCACGACCCTCGGGCGATCGCGGTGCTGTTGGGATGGTTGAACCGCCAGCACAACGCCGCCGTGGCGGACGCCTGA
- a CDS encoding type II toxin-antitoxin system VapC family toxin: MLDTTALLARYLDGPFRPIVLDAMRSDDDWCASALALSEALMLIDQIGDDPERADVLRRTLRDDWERIHVVPVDQRCLDRASELGRTQPLRTIDALHLAAADRLPRPVRFATFDPAQIPVALALGFDVVSTES; the protein is encoded by the coding sequence ATGTTGGACACCACCGCGTTGTTGGCGCGCTATCTCGACGGCCCGTTTCGTCCGATCGTGCTGGACGCGATGCGCTCCGACGACGACTGGTGCGCGTCGGCGTTGGCCCTCAGCGAGGCATTGATGCTGATCGATCAGATCGGTGACGACCCCGAACGGGCGGATGTCTTACGGCGCACCCTGCGCGACGATTGGGAGCGCATCCACGTCGTACCGGTCGACCAGCGGTGCCTCGACCGAGCGAGCGAGTTGGGTCGGACCCAGCCGTTGCGCACGATTGACGCGCTTCACCTTGCGGCCGCGGATCGACTTCCACGACCGGTCCGGTTCGCGACGTTCGACCCCGCGCAGATTCCCGTCGCGTTGGCCCTCGGCTTCGATGTGGTGTCGACCGAGTCGTAG
- a CDS encoding acyl-CoA/acyl-ACP dehydrogenase gives MNFAFSEEQEELRKIVRDFLNAKSSESTVRELMETESGYDPAVWSQLAEQLGVQSLIIPEEFGGQGFGYVELIVVLEEMGRRLLCAPFFSTVALATNALLSSGDDAAKADYLPGIASGETIATLAFTEANGRWDEAGITIEATKSGDGYTISGEKMYVLDGHTANLVLVAARTGGAVSLFAVEGGAAGLNATPLSTMDQTRKQAKVTFDNTPARLVGAEGSGWDILSRTLDLAAVALAAEQVGGAQECLEMAVQYAKDRVQFGRPIGSFQAIKHKCADMLLEVESAKSAAYYAGWCASELNDELPSVASLAKSYCSEAYFHTTAENIQIHGGIGFTWEHPAHLYFKRAKSSELFLGDPTYHRELLAQRIGI, from the coding sequence ATGAATTTCGCCTTCTCAGAAGAACAAGAAGAACTGCGCAAGATCGTTCGCGACTTCCTCAACGCGAAGTCCTCCGAGTCGACGGTGCGTGAGCTCATGGAAACCGAGTCGGGCTATGACCCGGCGGTGTGGAGCCAGCTCGCCGAACAGCTCGGCGTGCAGAGCCTGATCATCCCTGAGGAGTTCGGCGGGCAGGGGTTCGGGTACGTCGAACTCATCGTCGTGCTCGAGGAGATGGGACGCCGCCTGTTGTGTGCCCCGTTCTTTTCGACCGTCGCACTCGCCACGAACGCGCTGCTGTCTTCGGGCGACGATGCCGCCAAGGCCGACTACCTGCCCGGTATCGCCTCGGGCGAGACCATCGCGACCCTCGCCTTCACCGAGGCCAACGGTCGTTGGGATGAAGCTGGTATCACCATCGAGGCCACGAAGTCGGGTGACGGATACACGATCTCGGGCGAGAAGATGTACGTGCTCGACGGCCACACCGCGAACCTCGTCCTCGTCGCCGCTCGAACCGGCGGGGCGGTGAGCCTGTTCGCCGTCGAGGGCGGTGCCGCCGGCCTGAACGCCACCCCGCTGTCGACCATGGACCAGACCCGCAAGCAGGCGAAGGTCACCTTCGACAACACCCCCGCCCGACTCGTCGGCGCGGAAGGTTCCGGCTGGGACATCTTGAGCCGTACCCTCGACCTCGCCGCTGTGGCCCTCGCCGCCGAGCAGGTTGGCGGCGCCCAGGAGTGCTTGGAGATGGCGGTGCAGTACGCCAAGGACCGCGTGCAGTTCGGCCGGCCGATCGGTTCGTTCCAGGCCATCAAGCACAAGTGCGCCGACATGCTGTTGGAGGTCGAATCGGCCAAGTCCGCCGCCTACTACGCCGGCTGGTGCGCCTCGGAACTGAACGACGAACTGCCGTCGGTCGCCTCGCTGGCCAAGAGCTACTGCTCGGAGGCGTACTTCCACACAACCGCCGAGAACATCCAGATTCACGGCGGCATCGGCTTCACGTGGGAGCACCCCGCGCACCTGTACTTCAAGCGGGCGAAGAGCTCGGAGCTGTTCCTCGGCGATCCGACCTATCACCGCGAGCTGCTCGCCCAGCGAATCGGTATCTGA
- a CDS encoding helix-turn-helix transcriptional regulator: protein MSAGHLSRQFKAAYGEPPYSYLMTRRVERAMMLLRRGDLSVTEVCFAVGFSSLGTFSTRFTELVSMSPSAYRRLAADANAAATASTPIGATNTNGIPSCVARHATKPIRNREALLRAHP, encoded by the coding sequence ATGTCAGCCGGACACCTCAGTCGACAGTTCAAAGCCGCCTACGGCGAGCCGCCGTACTCGTACCTGATGACCCGTCGCGTCGAGCGGGCGATGATGCTGTTGCGTCGCGGGGACCTCAGCGTGACCGAGGTGTGTTTCGCCGTCGGATTCAGTTCCCTCGGCACGTTCAGCACTCGGTTCACCGAACTCGTCTCCATGTCGCCGAGCGCATATCGGCGGCTAGCTGCTGACGCCAACGCCGCCGCCACGGCTTCAACGCCAATCGGTGCGACCAACACCAACGGCATCCCGTCGTGCGTGGCCCGACACGCCACCAAACCGATCAGGAATCGAGAAGCCCTTCTGCGAGCACACCCGTAG